Proteins encoded within one genomic window of Salipaludibacillus agaradhaerens:
- a CDS encoding DUF6906 family protein has product MKKPTRVQKEAINWVGLNVEYWHIKKVHPDSLVIKHRWVGREKEIPL; this is encoded by the coding sequence ATGAAAAAGCCAACCAGAGTACAAAAAGAGGCGATTAACTGGGTGGGATTAAATGTCGAATATTGGCACATAAAAAAGGTCCATCCTGACTCACTGGTGATTAAGCATCGGTGGGTTGGGAGGGAGAAAGAAATACCGTTATAA